A region of the Labeo rohita strain BAU-BD-2019 chromosome 5, IGBB_LRoh.1.0, whole genome shotgun sequence genome:
GAGCAGGTGTTTTTCAATATGCAATATATTTTCTATGCTTCATTATAAAATGTAGATATGCAATATGCATATAGGAatgtgcaaaaaatatatttaaacgtAAACACgacaaaaaataaactgaaaaaattggCAGCAGATTAATTAGATTGTACTTTGCAGTTAAttatagataataataaatattattagagCTGGCAACAAtcaatcgcgattaatcgcagccaaaatattaaaaaataataatatatgtgtgtgtactgtgtatattatattttatatatatatatatatatatatatatatacgtacatATTGAATTTACAAAACTACAGTTTAATATAAAACCTTTAACTCAGAgtcattaattatataatatcttTAAATATTCTACATTATACATTATCACCATCGATACATTTCTCTACAGAGAAACTGAATGAGGTTTTTACTTCTAGTATCCTGCTTTTTGTGCTCTGTTGGGAATGATATAATTATAAGGGAGGTTGTAGAAGTGAACCAGCATTGAAGTGGCTGCTATAGGCTTTCAGAAAGCTCACTGAAACGGCATATCTCCCATCCGCAGAGGACCCGCATTAGTTTGACTCCTTTTATTCGGCTGTTCTGTCCACCCTTTAATGTCCTGCCTCCAATCCCTATGTCCTCTCTCCCCTTCCCCCTCATTAGGTTCCCAAAGATATGATTATCTCCACAGCTCAGATATAATCTGCCCTGAATCACCACAGACAGCTGCAGCTGTAGAGAGAAATAGAgacagagatagagagagagagcaggggAGGAGAAAACATAGATAGTGCAGGGAGTTTTAGGTGTTGctgcaaaacaataaaaaccacTCAGAATGGAGGGAACGTGTTGAATGAAGGACAGAACTGAAGAGGTCAATtaattctctctttctctgttgtGGACTGTACTGGAACCTCAAATATTCTTCCAGTTTGTTTCCGTATGTTCATAAATGGATTATTCTATCTGGGTTTTATGTTTGCtgtaatgtgtttgtgtgtgctgcATTGAACTGTTAAATATGTGACATTGTTTAATGCTTAAACAACATTTTctgatttttgtatatttattacaaagCGTACAAGGTAAAAGTGTATTGATATTCCTCAAACATTCTAGTTAGAGTTTATCAAAAACTTTCTTAGAAATTTCTGTTCTTCAGCATTCTTCAGTGAATTCAGCTTGAACCGCTTAACGCAAACTACTCAACTCCATTCAGACTTTCTGAAGATTATTTCAGCTGTCTGTTGTTAGTTTTACTAACGTTACACTTGTTAAGAACTttgagattatatatatatatatatatatatatatatatatatatttagccatgtatacactaccagtcaagtttttaaacagtaagctttttaatgttttttttttaaaagaagtctcttctgctcaccaagcctgcatttatttgatccaaaatacagcaaaagcagtaaaattgtgatatatttttactatttaaaataattgctttctattttaatatattttaaaatgtaatttattcctgtgatcaaagctgcattttcagcatcattaccattattatcattctaatatgctaatttgctgttcaagaaacatttcttattattatcaatatttaaggcagttgagtactttttttttttttcaagattctttgatgaatagaaaggtccAAAGATCAGCCTTTTGGATCAAatagaagagacttatttcaaaaacattaaaaatctttctgttcaaaaacttttgactggtattgtagCTATGTTTACTGAAGACAGTCACTGTATGTGTTGGTTATCATTTAGAAAAGTAAAAGAAGGCTTTGAAAGAAGACTCTGATGCAgtgtttcatttacatttaacaaacCCTAAAAGCTAAACCTATGAAgcttttatactgttttttttttttctagattgcaagcacagatattttcttataaaaatgcTAATCTGATGACTGTACACGTTAAGTTTTTTTGACATTAGTTATGGAAAATACacaattgttcaaaagttttttttgtaagaaattaatacttttatttagcaagtgacagtaaaaacttacatttttacagaaaattatttctattaaatGCTCTTCTGAAATTCTGAATTCTAAAAACATGTATTCCAGTttcccacaaaaatattaagcagcacaactgtttttaacatgaataaCAATAAGAagtatggtaacactttataataaggtgtcatttgttatcattagttaaagtattaactaacatgaatgagcaatgaacaatacatttattgcactatttagtaatctttgttaatattagttaataaaaatacagttgttcattgttaactaatgttaacatgcacaacttgtgatttaaataatgcattagtaaattctgaaattaacattaagattaataactgctgtagaagtattgtttattcttagttcatgttaactaatgaaccttattgtaaagtgttaccagaaatgtttcttgtgcaccaaatcagtatattagaatgatttctaaagaatcatttgATGCTAAAGATTGAAGCaataatgttgaaaattcagctttgccttcacaggaataaattactttttaaaagaaattaaaatataaaacagttcttttaaattgtaataatatttcacaattttactatttttactttattttttattaaattaatgcataagggactgctttaaaaaaacattcaagaacacttttgaacagtactctattttttttttcatgtatcaCACTGCGTTTCAATGGACCATTTAAGTGAAATGTTaccagttacattttaaaatggcaaCCCTAAATTTTCCCCTAAAATGCTGCTTTCTAAACAAATTCATGGTTATTTACCACCCACGTGCTCTGTGCTTTTTCCTTTATTTGTGTGTACTAGTGCATTGTGTAACTGAGTACTGAAtcttatttgtgtgttttagtcCTTTAGAGAGGAGCTGGATGTGTTGATTCAGGAGCAGATGAAGAAAGGAGGAAGTTCCTCCAATCTGTGGGCTCTCAGACAGATTGCAGACTTCATGGCCACTCACGGATCTCCTGCCTCGCTGCCCGTCACTCAATCCAGTGCGTAACATATGCAGTCATTTACCTAGGAATGATTTACTGTACAAATGATTTACTCAGATGTTTGTTCTActtgtttcataaataaagcCTGATGTGCTTACACTACAtttcatatacagttgaggtcaagagtttacatacaccttgcagaatctgcataaAGTTAATTAttctaccaaaataagagggatcatacaaaatgcatattattttttatttagtactgacctgaataagatatttcacttaaacgacatttacatatagtctacaagagaaaataatagttgaattttaaaaaatgaccctgttcaaaagtttacatacgcttgactcttaatactgtgttgttacctgatgatccacagtgttgttttttttttttgttttttttagtgatagttgtttaagtcccttgtttgtccctgaacagttaaactgcctgctgttcttcaggaaaaatccttcaggtcccataaattctttggttcttcaatatttttgtatatttgaaccctttctgacagtgactgtatgattttaagatccatcttttcacactgaggacaactgagggactcatatgcaactattacagaaggttcaaatgctcactgatgctccagaaggaaacatgatacattaagaggtgaaaactttttgaatttgaagatcagggtaaatttaacttttgtctcCTGGGAAACATGCAGTTATCTAccgtagcttctgaagggcagtactgaatgaaaaaaaattaggcaacattagaaaaatgtacacatcctcattctgttcaaaagtttacacccctgactCCTAaagcatcgtgtttccttctgaagcatcagtgagtgtttgaaccttctgtaatagttgtatatgagtccctcagttgtcctcagtgtaatgaaggatctcaaaatcatacagccattgctGGTAagggttcagatacacaaaaatgctgaaaaaccaaagaatttgcatgcattttgtatcattgctcttatttcagtaaaataattaacattttgcagattctgcaaggtgtataacCTTTTGACGTCAGATTTGCaagaacaaaagtcagaattatgagattaaaaagacttattattaagacttttttttcattcctgtgatgaaaataaGCTTCCATTGAGtttcataaaacatttagtCACATATTGTATGTCATTATTCTTCAATTCAGACACTTGCAAGTAAGAGGAGCTTTAGCGTCAAGCTTAATGAATTGAATCTATAAAGTAAATTCAGTtgtaaatgtaaagtaaatgCAGTCTTATCATGAAAAAGCTTCTGAGGTGAAATTACCTTGATGTCTGTCATACCAATTAAACTGCTGTAGACAGACAACTGTAGTGCTGCTCTTTTAATGCAAAGTCCTTCATGACTGAGACTTTCATTGACGCACACTTGTGTTGCTCATGCCTGTACAGCCGTTACCATGGTGACCCCCATTAACGACCTGCACGGATGGGAGCCGGGCTCCATGGTGAAGGGGGAGAGACTGATGCGCTGCAAGCTGGCTAGCGTACACCGTCTGGTGGATCTGTATGGATGGGCCCAGCTGGCCAACACGTGCCTCACAGTAAGGAAGCATGACCCTTAAAACCTTCTGTCAGTATgccaagaatcctgaaaagtgCTCACTGATCCGACAACTTGTATCTAAGAGCATGATTCATTAAACAGAATGTAATGAAGgttcaaaatacatgtttttgaaagatgtctcttatgttcaccaaggcagcatttatttgatcaaaaatataatatatatttaaactgtaatttattcctgtgatgcaaagctgaattttcagcatcattactccagtcttcagtgtcacatgatccttcagaaatcattctaatacagtatgctgatttgctgttcaagaagcattattattgttaatgtcAATGTTAAAAGCAGTTGCGctgctttatatatttatagaaacCATGACACAtttcttttcaggattctttgatgaatattaagtttaaaagaacagtgtttatttaaagtagaaatcttttgtgacaaatgtttttatctgtcacttttgatcaatttaatgtctttgctgaaaaaattatgaatttcttttaaaagaaatctttCTAAATCCAAACCTTTCAGCTGTAGTGTATAGTATGTTTCGTCTTAAACTGTTATGTAACTCAAGCTTATGATACTAAAAAAGTTCACATATAGTGCACTTTAAATAACTTCACGCTGCTGCCGGTCTGTCACTTCTGAGGCACATTAAGCTgattaaaaaactgaatatttttgCTGCATTTACTTTAGCATGCTTATTCTCTCATGTCTCTCCTTTGCTAAGTCTATAAggatttgagtgtttttttaaaaagcctaTCCTAATAGGAACTGATTTCTTTGAGCAAGTCTGATAAATAAGGTTGCTGGTTTGCTTTTCACAAGAAGTATGAAAATCAGaactcttaaagggacagtgcactcaaaaatgaaagGGATTTTCTTCTTCCATGGAACAGAGAAattaaagggagagttcacccaaaaatgaaaattaccgaatgatttactcaccctcaaaatATCCTatatgtatatgactttattctttcagacaaatacaaacagagttatattaaaaaatgccctggctcttccaagctttataatggcggtgaatggctgctgagattttaaagtccaataaagtgcatccatctatcataaaaagcattccacacagctccgggggttAATAAATGCCTCCTGAAGCAAagcgatgcatttgtgtaaaaaaaaaaacaatccatatttaaaactttataaaggCATTCCACTTTtgtaagctccagtgagaacTGACAAAAGCGGAAACGgagtggagagagcaaaacaaaacaccagtggataaggatttgtaaagaaaaatgtttttgatataagccaaggaGGATTTTGacataagccaagaggagactggttttcccttattgtaaacaaaacttggttctcgcaagactagcatattctcactggagcttatGCTATGCCTACATCTTACGTCATCCGCTGTaatgccactctcttgtgaacgtgcGTACCAGTTAGCGGGAGCTAGAGATTATgatttgtaaagttttaaatatggatatttttcttacaaaaacacactgattcacttcagaaggcctttattaaccccctggagccatttGGAGTActtttcatgatggatggatacactttattggacttcaaaatctcagcagccatttgctgccattataaagcttggaagagccaggacattttttaatataactctaattgtattcatctgaaagaataaagtcatatacacctatgatggcttgagggtgagtaaatcatgaggcaattttcattttttttgttcctttACAAGTTTATTCAAATGTGGCTAAGACAACATGATCGCACCATAAAACTTGTATGCCTTAGTCCAGATATAGCTTTCTGTGAAAGCTGACacaaatataaatcaaaatctCTGACAATCTTATATAAATCTGTAGAGTTTTTTGTTAGGATGTGAGGATGAATAAGTGATGATGAACTAACTCTTTAACCACAGACAGGTTGCTCTAGGGAGATTGTTTCTGTAAGCATACTGTGAGCTGCTTTAGATAACAGCATCTCGTTCTCTCTGCAGATGCGTGTTAGTAAAGAACAGGAACATTTCCTTGTGCTGCCGGATGGTCTGGCCTACGGGGAGGTGACTGCCTCTAGTCTGGTGAGACTCtgtctgcaaacacacacactaaccAAACTGGTTCCTCACATGGCTCGCCATGATATCCTTTCACTGAGCAGAAGTATTCAAATGAAGGTCACTAGAACAAAAGAGTGCTGTCATAGTTTGAGATTGTGTGTATTATTTGCTGATAAAACTGAAAGAATCGGCATGTTCTGGACATATTTTGCACATTGTTGCAAAAATAAGGCATAGaagttgttttcatttttatgcatgtGTACTACATCCAAAATGGTCACTTTGTAACTGATAAAATGTAGTCCACAGATATACTGAAGGGAAAATGcaagtattttcatttttatatttaatttaaatctttttctatttgaatataaatctatattagaattattattaaataatttttaataaaatgtatatttaaatatattaaaacttgaTGGAAAAGTAGTAAATAATGCCatcatttctaatattttctaaTGACAGCTTCAGTGAGGCATGTGATCTTTGTGATCTCCAGGTGAAGGTAAATATTCTCGGGGAGGTGGTCGAGAAAGGCAGCACTACTCTGGGAGTGGATCTGTCTGCGTTCAGCCTGCATTCTGCAATCTATTCAGCCCGACCGGACGTACGCTGCCTGCTGCACCTCCACACTCCAGCCACAGCTGCGGTACGTCACATGTTTGACTAAGAAAAGTCCCCATTGCTGAAACAGCAACTTACAGTGGAGCTTTGTTTTCTACAGAGTCCCTGATAGAAACAAATTCCGTttagatttaatatttaaaatttgcactacatatttttatataactaaATTCtagtttaatgaatttattgattttacgtccatccatccatccattaattATAACCCAGGTTTGTGCAACACATAAATTactagcattttattttattttatttattttaccccCCAGCATTGCGAAACACATAAGACTATGCATctaagtgtttatttattttatttcatttattttatattattttgttttacccCATGTCTGTGAAACATGTAAATAACTTGTATTTTAttagtgtgtttttttatttattcattttatatttatcctCCAggtttgtgaaatataaatgataaatacatgCACATAAATgactaatatttatttgattttttttattttgttaaatgtgtttgtttaatcTGAGTTCCAGTCTGAtggcaaaaatatttattattccatttttaaaaataagaattgttattattgtattatttagaAGCTCATTACATACAAACCTGAGATTGTTGattgttaaagttttaaaatgcacAGTAGCACTTTTCCATTCATACATTCTATTATTAATCTTAAAGagtgtgtattttattattatagcacTGATCGACTCCTGTAATTCACCACTATTCATTTTTCATGTAGGTGTCAGCCATGAAATGTGGCCTTCTACCGCTATCCCATGAAGCTTTGCTGGTGGGCGAGGTAGCTTATTATGACTATAATGGAGTGATGGAGGAAGAAGAGGACAGAGTGGAACTCCAGAAGAGCCTTGGCCCTACATGCAAGGTTAGATCACATAATACAGACTAGTAAACATACTGTTCTTTCGGAACATGATGTGAGGCTCTCAAGGGCGTAAAGGGGTTGATGAAGCATTCTTGAACTGGGAAGCATCTACCTGACTATAGTTGTTATTGTACAGGTGCTGGTATTGCGGAACCATGGAATCGTGGCACTGGGAGAATCAGTGGAGGAGGCCTTTTACACAATCTACCACATCCAGACTGCCTGTCAAGTACAGGTaggccaaaaaataaataaataaataaaacacaatctttCCCATGAGGAAAAAATATAGAAGAGTAGATTAGTAGGACAGTAGGACAGAGTGAAGAGAGAGAATGCTAGTGGTAAGAGTCCTTGAACGGAAACACAGAAAAGTCTTATTtgtagtataaatataaatgtgtatataatgtaaatgtttatagtAAACATATATACCCTTCTAAACTTGTTTTTGAAGGTGTTTTTAagggttgcatttatttttattaaaaatgcagtaaaaactgcaaaaatattattacaatttaaaataacttttttctattttaatgttttaaaatgtaatttattcctttgatggaAAAGCTgccatgtgatccttcagaaattattataatgtgCTGATGTGCATATATTTGAAATGGacatcttttttaacattaaaaaatgtctttactgtcagttttgatcaatttattgtatctttgttgaataaaaatattaatttttttaaaaaatcttactgaccacagacttttgaacagtagtttaatatttatacatttctatacatttctatacataaatatttatacgTATACATTTTTCTAGTTTTTCTAGTTCTTGCTCTGCTATACAGTACATTTCATTAGCTGCATATGATATGATTGTGTAGAGTTAAAATAGCAATGCAAAGTATGGGGTAAGTCTGTCAGTTGAAGGTCTTGTTGCTAATATTTGTATACTGATAAGTACAATGTTTAAATCTACAAATTTAAGCAATTTGTACATATCACTGTTAAATCATATCACTGAAAATCTGCCTCAGCAAtctgtataaaatgtataatcatTCCATAAATGGCTAGAAAGCTCatggaaaagtcatggaaatcCATTGGTCAAAAGTTGTGTGAAGCATGAGAGAAAGACAATAGAGGATTGTGAAAAGTGAAAATAGTGTAGAGGGTGTGAATAGTTGTATTGTTGGCTAAAGTGTATCTGCAGAATGCAGTTTGTCCACACTGAGTCATGCTGCAGTGTTGTGCTCTCCTGACAGGTGGCAGCACTGTGCAGTGCTGGAGGGGAACAAAACCTAATCATGCTGGACCGCAACATTCACAGGCCTGTCGCCACAGGCACTGTAGGTTGGGCCGGATCCACTTTCGGCCCCATGCACAAGAGCAGGCTGGGAGAGCATGAGTTTGAAGCATTAATGAGGACGCTGGACAATCTGGTTAGTCTATATAATTTATCTAACCTAGACCAGAGCAATATACCTCTTTGTGATTTTATTACTATTGACGTTTGAACATTTGATCATCGTTCTTTAGGGTTACCGTACGGGATACGCCTACCGTTTCCCAGTGCTGCTGGAGCGCTCCAGAACCAGGAGAGAGGTGGAGGTTCCTGCCACCGTTACGTCATTTTCTTTTCATGAGGACGGGGTTCAGCCTCACCCCCGTCTCCATCCCCATGCCCAGAGACAACAGCAGAAGACTAGATGGCTGAACACCCCAAATGTGTATCAGAAAGTCAGCCAGGACCAGGCCAGTCCAGGACCTCGGACTACGGTGAAAGAGATTTACTTGTCTAAACTtgatttacagttgaagtcaaaagtttacatgcactttgcagaatctgcaaaatgttaattattttaccaaaataagacggATCATACAAACcgcttgtaatttttttatttagtactgacctgaaaaagatatttcacataaaagaagttTACAAATAGtccaaaagtaaaaataatagttgaatttataaaaatgaccctattttaaagtttacataagcttgattgttaatactgtgttgttacctgttGTTAAtgagctattacagaaggtttaaatgctcaatgcttcagaaggaaacacaatgcattaagagccgggggatgaaaacttttggaatttgaagatcagggtaaattagAAAtagaacttattttgtcttttgggaaacgtGTAAACAAGTATCTTCCGTGCTtatgaagggcagtactaaatttaaaaaaaaaaaagatatttaggaaaaatgcacacatcttcattctgttcaaaagtttacacccctggctcttaatgtatcgTGTTTCCtcctaaagcatcagtgagtgtttgaaccttctgtaatagttgcatatgagtccctcagttgtcctcagtgtgaaaagatggatctcaaaatcatacagttattaagtatcaagtgtatgtaaacctttgaatggGGACGTTTTTATGaattcagctattcttttttggactatatgtaaacatcttttatgtgaaatatattattcagggcagtactaaattaaaaaaaataacatgcattttgtaccattttgcagatgctgcaaggtgtatgtaaacttttgacatcaacttgTGTATGGGTGATATTGTATTACAATAGAAGTTAGGGGTAGGGTTcctatattttcataaataagtATGTTTTAGATTATTAATAACTCAATAATGAGATTTTATTAGCATTGACCACTAAAATGTGTGCATACATAAAGGTTAAGTATTTGAGCACTGCTACCTAGCCtgaatattacaagaataattcacctaaaaatgaaaatttgctgatttccaagatgtagatgagtttgtttattcatcTGAACAGttttgaagaaatttagcattacatcactcacCAATTGATGCTCTGCAGTAAATGAGTGCTGTCAGAATgcgagtccaaacagctaataataacatcacagtaatccagaTGATATCCCTATGATTTTTGTCTA
Encoded here:
- the add2 gene encoding LOW QUALITY PROTEIN: beta-adducin (The sequence of the model RefSeq protein was modified relative to this genomic sequence to represent the inferred CDS: deleted 2 bases in 1 codon), coding for MSRTPTPKGTPVQHSPVDGECLEGEMIQSPQQSTPSSSLKKRVSSLLQSPSFREELDVLIQEQMKKGGSSSNLWALRQIADFMATHGSPASLPVTQSTVTMVTPINDLHGWEPGSMVKGERLMRCKLASVHRLVDLYGWAQLANTCLTMRVSKEQEHFLVLPDGLAYGEVTASSLVKVNILGEVVEKGSTTLGVDLSAFSLHSAIYSARPDVRCLLHLHTPATAAVSAMKCGLLPLSHEALLVGEVAYYDYNGVMEEEEDRVELQKSLGPTCKVLVLRNHGIVALGESVEEAFYTIYHIQTACQVQVAALCSAGGEQNLIMLDRNIHRPVATGTVGWAGSTFGPMHKSRLGEHEFEALMRTLDNLGYRTGYAYRFPVLLERSRTRREVEVPATVTSFSFHEDGVQPHPRLHPHAQRQQQKTRWLNTPNVYQKVSQDQASPGPRTTWQKAEEITQGSGRAIKIENPNQFVPLFTNPQEVLETRNKIREQNRQDMKTAGPQSQVLASVITDNSPPTPEAVEPPPTPEPETPNPFNELTDQELEEYRKEVQRKQDGQQDGVEEVVNDTGVSPTTSPKKTPPADGKIADVVQNDKGDEKKQQEELEKQMKALSTTDTSETTPSVPPTAPSNKPAGNTPEGSPSKSPSKKKKKFKAPCFLKKSKKQKEKAES